Proteins from a single region of Bdellovibrio bacteriovorus HD100:
- the flgF gene encoding flagellar basal-body rod protein FlgF, protein MAIKGVYTALSGAMAQSTKLDTIANNLANVNTPAFKRDQQLFQEYLTANEKMPETTQIPRDVAAIESFYNMQGGDKSYVDTKGTFTDFSQGGLKPTGNSLDVAIDGKGFFEIATPGGVKLTRSGNFTLDGSGQLVTKEGYPVLRQGEAGSDPAGRVIRFTGNGAVAIADNGDVYEGTENLGKLSLVNVNNPDSLQKTGSSLYTFKPNIAPDMQNIANPSLKQGFLETSNVNIVQEMTDMISTNRVFESTQKAISAYDQMADKMINVVGKTN, encoded by the coding sequence ATGGCGATAAAAGGGGTCTACACAGCACTCAGTGGGGCGATGGCTCAAAGTACAAAGCTGGATACGATCGCCAATAATTTGGCGAACGTGAACACACCTGCGTTCAAACGTGACCAGCAGCTCTTCCAGGAATATCTGACGGCCAACGAAAAGATGCCAGAGACCACGCAGATCCCGCGCGATGTGGCGGCGATTGAAAGCTTCTATAACATGCAAGGCGGCGACAAGTCGTATGTCGACACCAAAGGTACTTTCACTGACTTTTCTCAAGGTGGTTTGAAACCGACAGGCAACAGTCTGGATGTGGCTATTGATGGCAAAGGTTTCTTTGAAATCGCCACTCCGGGCGGCGTGAAGCTGACTCGTTCCGGTAATTTTACATTGGATGGCAGCGGACAGCTGGTTACCAAAGAAGGTTATCCTGTTCTTCGTCAGGGTGAAGCCGGTTCCGATCCTGCCGGCCGGGTGATTCGTTTTACGGGCAATGGTGCTGTGGCTATCGCCGATAATGGCGATGTGTACGAAGGCACTGAAAATCTGGGCAAACTGTCATTGGTGAACGTAAACAATCCCGATTCACTGCAAAAGACCGGCAGCTCTCTTTATACATTCAAACCCAATATCGCTCCAGACATGCAGAATATTGCAAACCCAAGTTTGAAACAGGGGTTCCTGGAAACTTCGAACGTCAACATCGTTCAGGAGATGACAGACATGATTTCCACCAATCGTGTCTTTGAAAGCACACAAAAGGCCATCAGTGCTTACGATCAGATGGCCGACAAAATGATCAATGTGGTGGGAAAAACAAATTAG
- the flgG gene encoding flagellar basal-body rod protein FlgG — protein sequence MLKSLNTAATGMAAQQTNMDVIANNIANVSTAGFKRSRAEFEDLMYQTQKEPGTASGLNAYSPNGVQVGLGVRTAGVQKDFAGGQAQITKNPLDLQIEGSGFFQVLTADGETAYTRDGAFKKDPNGRLVDKNGNTLQPEITVPANVSGIEVAPTGEVRVITGLNDVPQTIGQIDVVNFVNPAGLKAMGKNLFTQTPSSGQAIASRPGLNGTGYLAQGQLESSNVNIVDEMVNMITAQRAMETNSKVMQASDQMLQAINNLR from the coding sequence ATGCTTAAGAGTTTGAACACAGCAGCTACAGGGATGGCGGCACAACAGACCAACATGGATGTTATCGCCAATAATATCGCTAACGTTTCAACGGCTGGCTTTAAAAGATCCCGCGCTGAGTTTGAAGACCTCATGTACCAGACCCAAAAGGAGCCAGGGACGGCTTCGGGTCTGAATGCTTATTCTCCAAATGGAGTGCAGGTCGGTTTGGGTGTGCGTACAGCAGGCGTGCAAAAGGATTTTGCCGGCGGCCAGGCGCAGATCACCAAGAATCCTCTGGATCTGCAAATTGAAGGTTCCGGTTTCTTCCAGGTGCTGACGGCGGATGGTGAAACAGCGTATACCCGTGACGGCGCCTTCAAAAAAGATCCTAACGGACGTCTGGTCGACAAAAACGGAAATACCCTGCAGCCGGAAATCACCGTGCCGGCCAACGTTTCCGGTATCGAGGTGGCACCCACAGGCGAAGTGCGTGTGATCACGGGTCTGAATGATGTACCTCAGACGATTGGTCAAATTGATGTGGTGAACTTTGTGAATCCGGCGGGCTTGAAAGCCATGGGTAAGAATCTGTTCACGCAGACTCCGTCCAGCGGTCAGGCGATTGCCTCCCGTCCGGGTCTGAATGGCACAGGCTATCTGGCACAAGGGCAGCTGGAATCCAGCAACGTGAACATTGTGGATGAGATGGTCAATATGATCACTGCCCAGCGTGCGATGGAAACCAACTCCAAAGTGATGCAGGCGTCCGATCAGATGCTTCAAGCCATTAACAATCTGAGATAA
- the flgA gene encoding flagellar basal body P-ring formation chaperone FlgA — translation MKKIFLLAFLVSLQAFARPEISIPSSVEISQRELLRLGDIATVTGGTEELVNALDAVVLREDCRELLLSQHLNSSEILVKMRAALNSQENLRRLNPQFKVPSQVQVTFAATPVSRQEVERKVHNILKARCNECEYQISIQSTPRPASKLWDLDFTQLSAKGGFLLPLRDGDQRQIKWISGTIRVSKLTPVTTRLILQGERVQADDLRMSMTDVTFAKDGSLRMEDIQGQMAARSLPVGSTVWASDLKREPAAKKGQIVKALLGDDSFEISVNMMAEDSGFVGDLIKVKNLETQKVLSGLVTEKGVVKLQ, via the coding sequence ATGAAGAAGATTTTCTTGCTCGCATTTCTGGTAAGTCTTCAGGCCTTCGCTAGGCCTGAGATCTCTATTCCTTCCAGTGTGGAGATTTCCCAGCGTGAGCTTTTGCGTCTGGGTGACATTGCGACCGTCACGGGCGGCACCGAAGAGCTGGTGAATGCTCTGGATGCTGTGGTTCTGCGCGAGGACTGCCGGGAATTGTTGTTAAGCCAGCATTTGAATTCCAGCGAAATTCTGGTGAAGATGCGTGCGGCATTGAACAGTCAGGAAAATCTGCGTCGTCTGAATCCTCAATTCAAGGTGCCTTCCCAGGTGCAGGTGACTTTTGCTGCCACGCCGGTGTCGCGCCAGGAAGTTGAGAGAAAAGTTCATAATATTCTAAAAGCGCGCTGCAATGAGTGTGAATATCAGATCAGCATCCAAAGCACGCCACGTCCGGCGTCAAAGCTGTGGGATCTTGATTTCACTCAGCTTTCCGCCAAGGGCGGCTTTTTGCTGCCACTTCGCGATGGCGATCAGCGCCAGATCAAATGGATTTCCGGCACAATTCGCGTTTCAAAATTAACCCCTGTAACGACCCGTTTGATCTTACAAGGAGAGAGAGTTCAAGCAGATGACCTGCGCATGTCCATGACGGACGTGACTTTTGCCAAGGATGGCAGTTTGCGCATGGAGGATATCCAGGGTCAGATGGCAGCTCGCTCACTTCCCGTTGGAAGCACCGTATGGGCTTCTGATCTCAAACGTGAACCGGCAGCTAAGAAGGGACAGATCGTTAAAGCTTTGCTTGGCGATGACAGTTTCGAGATCTCCGTCAACATGATGGCGGAGGACAGTGGCTTTGTTGGGGATCTTATCAAGGTAAAAAATCTGGAAACCCAAAAAGTTCTGTCCGGTCTGGTCACTGAAAAAGGTGTGGTGAAGTTGCAATGA
- a CDS encoding flagellar basal body L-ring protein FlgH, producing MMKMISSFSVLVLMVFTAGCATMQDFMASLDGPKEAPALKDINTAPRYSDNQNMGVPTDRQYKRMTKNRMEEESDLGANAGSMWVMEGQGAYLFAQNKMRKEGDLLNVTLDGPAKKQVDTKVSVIKKLLKQLEEQQQQQLNNSLVQNGDEASRAPASAEAAKKPEPAKVEEKDDGAADVANIPTRIVEKMADGNYRIKGQQPFMIGKREYKVIVTGLIRPEDFNDAGINSDKLLDPQYDVVSLRKTKSNE from the coding sequence ATGATGAAGATGATTTCTTCTTTCTCAGTTTTGGTTTTGATGGTGTTCACTGCAGGTTGCGCAACCATGCAGGATTTCATGGCGTCTTTGGACGGCCCGAAAGAGGCACCGGCGCTGAAGGATATCAACACGGCGCCAAGATATTCTGACAACCAGAACATGGGTGTGCCGACGGATCGTCAGTACAAACGCATGACGAAAAACCGCATGGAAGAAGAATCCGACCTGGGCGCCAACGCCGGATCCATGTGGGTGATGGAAGGCCAGGGGGCTTACCTGTTTGCGCAAAACAAAATGCGCAAAGAAGGGGACCTGTTGAATGTGACCTTGGATGGTCCGGCCAAAAAACAGGTCGACACCAAAGTGTCAGTGATCAAAAAACTTTTGAAGCAGCTGGAAGAGCAGCAGCAACAGCAGTTGAACAACTCTTTGGTGCAAAATGGGGATGAGGCCTCCCGTGCCCCGGCTTCGGCCGAAGCGGCAAAAAAACCGGAACCTGCCAAAGTGGAGGAAAAGGATGACGGCGCCGCTGATGTGGCGAACATCCCAACCCGTATCGTTGAAAAAATGGCCGATGGCAACTATCGCATCAAAGGTCAGCAGCCGTTCATGATCGGCAAGCGTGAATACAAAGTCATCGTGACGGGGTTGATCCGTCCGGAGGACTTCAATGATGCGGGCATCAACTCGGATAAACTTCTGGATCCACAGTACGATGTGGTTTCTTTAAGAAAGACAAAGAGCAATGAATAA
- a CDS encoding flagellar basal body P-ring protein FlgI — translation MNKITNFLILSAVLFFSLIESANAARLKDIASIRGVRENQLIGYGIVVGLKGTGDGKNEFMSKSMVRMLDKLGMKLDNVDFASKNVAAVIVTATMPAFGKAGNPIDINVSAIGEASSLQGGTLLQTPLRAANEQVFAVAQGSIVIGGDGKDSHTTAGRIPNGATIERDMTADFSSRKMYRLTLINPDFTTAARSVLTINKELGGHYASAKDSGTIDIITPFAYENRGVELLATIESIEINPDMKARVVVNEKTGTIVIGDKVKISRVAISHGALSVKVGDGKKGAEEKVAVLDSGVSVGELVQALNKLGVSPKDLITILQSIKSAGALHGELEVL, via the coding sequence ATGAATAAAATCACAAACTTTCTGATTCTTTCCGCTGTCTTGTTTTTCTCTTTGATCGAATCGGCCAACGCCGCCCGCTTGAAGGACATCGCCAGCATTCGTGGCGTGCGTGAAAATCAGCTGATTGGCTACGGCATCGTCGTGGGCCTTAAAGGCACCGGCGATGGCAAGAATGAATTTATGAGCAAGAGCATGGTGCGTATGCTCGACAAGCTGGGAATGAAACTTGATAACGTCGATTTTGCCAGCAAAAACGTGGCGGCGGTGATCGTGACGGCGACCATGCCGGCATTCGGTAAAGCCGGAAATCCGATTGACATCAATGTCAGTGCAATCGGTGAAGCGTCTTCCTTGCAGGGGGGGACTCTGCTGCAGACCCCTTTGCGCGCTGCCAATGAGCAGGTGTTTGCCGTGGCTCAGGGAAGTATCGTGATTGGTGGTGATGGCAAAGATTCACACACCACTGCGGGCCGTATCCCGAATGGAGCGACGATTGAACGTGATATGACAGCGGATTTTTCTTCAAGAAAGATGTACCGCCTGACTTTGATCAATCCGGATTTCACGACGGCAGCGCGCTCTGTGCTGACCATCAATAAAGAGCTGGGGGGTCACTATGCTTCAGCAAAGGATTCCGGCACGATTGATATCATCACACCGTTTGCATATGAGAATCGCGGTGTGGAGCTTTTGGCGACGATTGAATCTATTGAGATCAATCCCGACATGAAAGCGCGTGTTGTGGTGAATGAAAAAACAGGAACGATTGTTATCGGTGACAAAGTGAAGATCTCACGCGTTGCTATCTCACACGGAGCACTGTCGGTGAAAGTGGGCGATGGCAAAAAAGGTGCGGAAGAAAAAGTGGCGGTTCTCGACAGTGGTGTCAGCGTCGGTGAACTGGTCCAGGCACTTAACAAGCTGGGAGTCTCGCCGAAGGACCTGATTACAATACTTCAGTCCATAAAATCAGCTGGAGCTTTGCACGGGGAACTCGAAGTTTTATGA
- a CDS encoding rod-binding protein — protein sequence MSDVGSGGFKPLGNRMMGRPEQKAPEQKLREVSDMYEKHFLREMMKAMRSTVKEGGFIQSNQAEKIFREQLDDQYVEKWGERGGIGLSNMIYDQLMNKFGVAMGVRAPVTKPVGPLAMDEKSNLALKPFQHPGKKQALSYRFDTESAPGAASEVKAPWDGVLLGKRSLADDQTLVEIGHDNGLKSQMVFKGGLSKVSTGEKLQAGDTLGFLSPEAKSLYWTIEPQSEPRPETVSE from the coding sequence ATGAGCGATGTGGGATCCGGCGGTTTTAAACCCCTTGGCAATCGTATGATGGGGCGGCCTGAACAAAAGGCGCCCGAGCAGAAGCTGCGCGAAGTTTCTGATATGTACGAAAAACATTTCCTGCGGGAGATGATGAAAGCCATGCGTTCCACCGTCAAAGAAGGCGGCTTCATTCAGTCCAATCAGGCTGAAAAAATTTTCCGTGAACAGCTTGATGACCAGTATGTAGAAAAGTGGGGCGAGCGCGGCGGTATCGGTTTGTCCAACATGATCTATGATCAGCTGATGAACAAGTTCGGTGTGGCCATGGGTGTGCGTGCACCTGTCACAAAGCCTGTTGGACCTTTGGCCATGGATGAAAAAAGCAACCTGGCTTTGAAGCCGTTCCAGCACCCGGGAAAGAAGCAGGCCCTGTCTTACCGATTCGACACTGAATCGGCCCCAGGAGCGGCTTCCGAGGTGAAGGCTCCCTGGGATGGCGTGCTTCTTGGCAAGCGCAGTTTGGCCGATGACCAGACCCTGGTCGAGATCGGTCACGACAATGGTCTAAAGAGTCAGATGGTTTTCAAAGGCGGACTGTCAAAAGTTTCGACAGGGGAAAAACTGCAAGCTGGCGACACCCTTGGGTTTTTGAGTCCAGAGGCGAAATCACTGTACTGGACGATTGAACCCCAGAGTGAACCTAGACCAGAAACTGTCTCAGAATGA
- the flgM gene encoding flagellar biosynthesis anti-sigma factor FlgM produces MKITHNKVGQNLNLTDSSRADNAAGIKGKADNIGAAKADVLTSSNLGESSRVELSPRAQEAKRIKELALATPDVDEAKVAKFRALIDEGKYKVDAKAIADKMVDEHLEF; encoded by the coding sequence ATGAAGATCACGCACAATAAAGTCGGTCAAAATTTGAATCTTACTGATTCTTCCAGAGCTGACAACGCCGCTGGTATCAAAGGCAAAGCGGACAATATCGGCGCGGCGAAAGCTGATGTTCTGACTTCCTCCAATCTTGGCGAATCTTCTCGCGTGGAACTTTCTCCTCGTGCACAAGAAGCAAAACGCATCAAGGAACTTGCATTGGCAACTCCGGATGTTGATGAAGCTAAAGTTGCAAAATTCCGTGCCTTGATTGACGAAGGCAAATACAAAGTTGACGCCAAAGCCATCGCCGACAAAATGGTCGACGAACATTTGGAATTTTAG
- a CDS encoding flagellar protein FlgN produces MMDATVERAFHKLESNLEELTKIYRSLLDIVRKEKEILLKADREALDESNKLKEELLFKLRAQDSLRSRYAMELATLIGADVENPRLLELAQKLAGTPAADRLRTQPAALDILIKRIPEINKDNEEYTKSALLTLNGALNNIKEHAFRQENLRRQRPGKTRPTSRRQLRI; encoded by the coding sequence ATGATGGATGCAACAGTCGAAAGAGCGTTTCACAAGTTAGAATCTAATCTCGAAGAACTTACCAAAATCTACCGTTCACTGCTGGATATCGTTCGCAAAGAAAAAGAAATTCTTTTGAAGGCGGATCGTGAAGCATTGGATGAAAGCAACAAACTGAAAGAAGAGTTGCTGTTCAAACTGCGCGCTCAGGATTCCCTGCGTTCCCGTTATGCGATGGAACTGGCGACTTTGATTGGTGCGGATGTTGAAAATCCACGTTTGCTGGAGCTTGCACAGAAACTTGCAGGCACTCCAGCCGCAGACCGTTTGCGCACGCAGCCCGCGGCGCTGGACATTTTGATCAAACGCATCCCTGAAATTAACAAAGATAACGAAGAATACACAAAGTCCGCTCTGTTGACATTGAACGGCGCTTTGAACAATATCAAAGAGCACGCTTTCCGGCAAGAAAACTTACGGAGGCAAAGGCCAGGTAAAACAAGGCCCACAAGTCGCAGGCAACTTCGTATCTAA
- the flgK gene encoding flagellar hook-associated protein FlgK has protein sequence MSKISAMMDTGKRSLMNSQTALQTVGHNIANKSTEGFSRQRVELQTNTPITEGNLQIGMGARAGVVTRVNNPWLEKQIQREGMSMGFQDSRADALSRVEQIYNEQNNKGLNQYMTDFFNSFRELSNNPESLASRTMVRESSVALTKDFGRVVGQLKAVQEDLDGQIKTTVEEVNQLSKEIASLNEKVQMVEVQGTPANDERDRRDLLLKKLGEKIDISWAEGRDGMVTVTAGRTAILVSGIGSSELKARQTDARDRVEVFFEGSGSTSANITEQITGGRIGGALDVRDKVIEDLLGHVDNMAYTLAKEVNTAHIEGFDKSGRNGVLFFDMPDQVKGAASVIGLNKTVFNDVGRIATGAQPGAAGDNTVANVISALQYRQVMDGGTSTLDDYYSTQVGQIGAVTQRAVKAQESQKNVISQLTNIRESISGVSLDEETTKMIEFQKTYDASARLIKTADEMFDTVLNLKRM, from the coding sequence ATGTCTAAAATCTCGGCTATGATGGATACGGGCAAGCGCTCTCTGATGAACTCTCAGACAGCGTTGCAAACGGTCGGTCATAACATCGCCAACAAATCGACTGAAGGTTTCTCTCGCCAGAGAGTGGAGCTTCAGACGAACACGCCTATCACTGAAGGAAATCTTCAGATCGGTATGGGTGCCCGGGCAGGGGTCGTTACCCGTGTTAACAATCCATGGCTTGAAAAACAAATCCAGCGCGAAGGCATGAGCATGGGTTTCCAGGATTCCCGTGCGGATGCTCTGAGCCGTGTAGAGCAGATTTACAATGAACAAAACAACAAGGGTTTGAATCAGTACATGACTGATTTCTTCAACTCTTTCCGTGAACTTTCCAACAACCCTGAAAGTCTGGCTTCCCGTACGATGGTGCGTGAATCCTCTGTGGCGCTGACCAAAGATTTCGGTCGCGTGGTGGGTCAGTTGAAGGCGGTTCAGGAGGACCTTGACGGTCAGATCAAAACGACCGTCGAAGAGGTCAATCAGTTGTCCAAAGAGATCGCCTCCCTGAATGAAAAGGTTCAGATGGTTGAGGTGCAGGGCACCCCTGCCAATGACGAGCGGGACCGCCGTGATCTTTTGCTGAAAAAACTGGGCGAAAAAATCGACATTTCCTGGGCCGAAGGCAGAGACGGCATGGTGACGGTGACTGCGGGTCGTACAGCGATTCTGGTTTCCGGTATCGGCTCTTCTGAATTGAAAGCCCGTCAGACGGATGCTCGGGACCGTGTGGAAGTTTTCTTTGAGGGCAGTGGCTCTACTTCCGCGAATATCACAGAGCAAATCACCGGGGGCCGCATTGGTGGTGCTCTGGATGTGCGTGACAAGGTGATTGAGGATCTTTTGGGTCATGTTGATAACATGGCCTACACTTTGGCTAAAGAGGTCAATACCGCTCACATCGAGGGTTTTGATAAAAGCGGCCGTAATGGTGTTTTGTTCTTTGATATGCCAGATCAGGTCAAAGGGGCCGCATCGGTTATCGGTCTGAATAAGACCGTCTTTAACGATGTGGGAAGAATCGCGACGGGAGCCCAGCCGGGTGCTGCCGGTGATAACACCGTGGCCAACGTGATCTCGGCTTTGCAATATCGCCAGGTGATGGATGGTGGCACCTCCACATTGGATGATTACTATAGCACGCAGGTGGGTCAGATCGGTGCGGTGACCCAGCGGGCGGTGAAGGCCCAGGAGTCACAAAAGAATGTGATCTCCCAGCTGACCAATATTCGTGAAAGCATCAGCGGCGTCAGCCTTGATGAAGAAACCACGAAGATGATTGAATTCCAGAAGACTTACGATGCGTCAGCGCGTTTGATCAAAACCGCCGACGAAATGTTTGATACAGTACTGAATCTAAAACGGATGTAG
- the flgL gene encoding flagellar hook-associated protein FlgL has translation MRIADKMSFNQVNQNLTKNRSDMADLQNQAATQKRINKPSDDPLASARVLTARTEERGNTQFIKNINNARSFLEFSDQSLSELTEILVRAKELAVSQSNDASGNEESRMVTASEIEQIYNQSIQIGNRKLGERYIFGGQKTQTTPFNQSGEYFGNDSDMKIQTQKDSFVAMNLPGSKVFLGRGLGGDGIVRAQYETPTDVQSLKDFQNQEVERQQVNEEVDSNFLTTRGPASESGRQSRADRQDPVTGSVGVNLFSTLKNLEISLKTNDKAGVQESLDTLDQAISQVVLARSEVGSRIMAVNNTNDSLQKAVVDNKVTASQLEDADAFQVISDINKTDSTLKATLETSGKLIQPSLLDFLR, from the coding sequence ATGAGAATCGCGGATAAGATGTCTTTCAATCAGGTGAACCAGAATCTGACCAAGAACCGGTCGGATATGGCTGATTTGCAGAATCAGGCTGCGACTCAAAAGCGTATCAACAAGCCGTCAGATGATCCTTTGGCTTCCGCGCGTGTTCTGACGGCAAGAACCGAAGAGCGCGGCAACACTCAGTTCATTAAAAACATCAATAACGCCCGAAGCTTCCTGGAGTTTTCGGATCAGTCCCTGAGCGAGCTGACCGAGATCCTGGTGCGTGCGAAAGAACTGGCCGTCAGTCAGTCGAATGATGCCAGCGGTAACGAAGAAAGCCGTATGGTCACGGCCAGTGAGATCGAGCAGATCTACAATCAGTCCATCCAGATCGGGAACCGCAAACTGGGTGAAAGATATATTTTCGGGGGTCAGAAGACCCAGACAACGCCATTCAACCAGTCCGGCGAGTACTTTGGTAACGATTCGGACATGAAGATTCAGACCCAGAAGGACTCTTTCGTGGCGATGAACCTTCCGGGCAGCAAAGTGTTCCTGGGCCGTGGTTTGGGTGGGGACGGGATTGTCCGTGCCCAATACGAAACTCCGACCGATGTTCAGTCCCTGAAGGACTTCCAGAATCAGGAAGTTGAGCGTCAACAGGTCAACGAGGAAGTGGACTCCAACTTCCTGACAACGCGTGGTCCTGCGTCAGAGTCGGGCCGCCAAAGCCGCGCGGACAGGCAAGATCCGGTCACGGGCTCTGTGGGCGTGAATTTGTTCTCGACGCTTAAGAATTTGGAAATTTCCCTGAAAACCAATGATAAAGCGGGGGTTCAGGAGTCCTTGGATACCCTGGATCAGGCTATTTCCCAGGTGGTTTTGGCTCGCTCCGAGGTTGGGTCCAGAATTATGGCCGTCAATAACACCAACGATTCCCTGCAAAAGGCCGTGGTGGACAATAAAGTAACGGCTTCCCAGCTGGAAGATGCCGATGCTTTCCAGGTTATTTCCGACATCAACAAGACCGATAGCACCCTGAAAGCGACCCTCGAAACGTCCGGTAAGCTTATTCAGCCAAGCCTTCTTGACTTTCTAAGATAA
- the csrA gene encoding carbon storage regulator CsrA, protein MLVLTRKLGESIAIDDHIKIRVVQIKGKQVRLGIEAPKDTKIHREEVYVAIQDQNQQSATTDADKTRNIAKLLKP, encoded by the coding sequence ATGCTGGTTCTCACACGGAAGTTGGGTGAAAGCATCGCTATCGATGACCACATCAAAATCAGAGTAGTTCAAATTAAAGGTAAACAGGTCCGCCTAGGTATCGAAGCGCCCAAAGACACTAAAATCCACCGTGAAGAAGTGTACGTTGCGATCCAGGATCAAAATCAGCAGTCTGCTACCACAGATGCCGATAAGACACGTAATATCGCTAAGTTGTTGAAACCATAG